In Haloterrigena alkaliphila, a single genomic region encodes these proteins:
- a CDS encoding SWIM zinc finger family protein, with translation MDVTENMVRDVCTDAVFERGERYLAEGRVHEIHRVDATVTAVVSGSRQYDVRVDLAADGFAPWCDCPYDGPGTCKHVVAVLLRCVDDRPPDEGDRLDAALNGADADELRAFLREELVTDADLRDRFHAHAGGSTRRSVNELRTSIDRRFEETNPEYDIVFEPIDFTQWFDLANEYRKQGQYRSAMIVYRGLIESLDDNMERVDGAYDHFSSAFRRALDGYVDCVVATERDADTVTDAVAFLDERATSGTPFLAEHFERAAAELREKVGEQSCE, from the coding sequence ATGGACGTAACCGAAAACATGGTTCGGGATGTCTGCACGGACGCGGTCTTCGAGCGCGGCGAACGATACCTTGCTGAGGGCCGTGTCCATGAAATTCACCGCGTCGACGCCACCGTAACCGCCGTCGTGAGCGGCAGCCGTCAGTATGATGTCCGTGTTGACCTCGCCGCCGACGGGTTTGCCCCGTGGTGCGACTGTCCGTACGACGGGCCGGGAACGTGCAAGCACGTCGTCGCCGTGTTGCTTCGGTGTGTTGACGACCGCCCCCCAGACGAAGGCGATCGACTCGACGCTGCACTCAACGGTGCCGACGCCGACGAGCTCCGCGCGTTCCTGCGTGAAGAACTCGTGACCGATGCGGACCTCCGCGATCGGTTTCACGCCCATGCCGGTGGGTCAACGAGGCGGTCGGTCAACGAACTTCGCACCTCGATCGATCGGCGGTTTGAGGAGACGAACCCTGAGTACGACATCGTTTTCGAGCCGATCGACTTCACGCAGTGGTTCGATCTCGCGAACGAGTACCGCAAGCAGGGGCAGTACAGATCAGCGATGATCGTCTACCGGGGACTTATCGAGTCGCTTGACGACAACATGGAGCGCGTCGACGGCGCATACGACCACTTCTCGAGTGCGTTCAGACGGGCACTCGACGGGTACGTCGACTGTGTCGTGGCCACGGAACGCGACGCCGACACGGTCACAGACGCCGTCGCATTCCTCGATGAGCGAGCGACGTCGGGAACGCCATTCCTCGCGGAGCACTTCGAGCGGGCAGCGGCCGAGCTCCGAGAAAAGGTAGGCGAACAGTCCTGCGAGTAG
- a CDS encoding winged helix-turn-helix domain-containing protein encodes MTETWDDINEQVKADWKEDTTPFERVYEIVEQTHGGQSAAEIADRALVSEPTARRHCKALVNTGFAETEQDGQTTLYKRNSDRVLMSRIRELREEVNRPELLDSIKEMKAEIRRYEDRYDVVSPEELSQQLDADETEGWDDLTAWRTTRQNLAVAQAALAYDEASHQLAV; translated from the coding sequence ATGACCGAGACGTGGGATGACATCAACGAACAGGTCAAAGCGGACTGGAAAGAGGATACCACGCCATTCGAGCGGGTGTACGAAATCGTTGAGCAAACCCACGGTGGGCAGTCGGCAGCCGAGATCGCTGACCGCGCCCTCGTGAGCGAACCGACGGCACGTCGACACTGCAAGGCGCTCGTGAACACGGGCTTCGCCGAGACGGAGCAGGACGGCCAAACAACGCTGTACAAGCGAAACAGCGACCGGGTGTTGATGTCGCGGATCCGCGAGCTTCGTGAGGAAGTCAATCGGCCGGAGTTGCTCGACAGCATCAAGGAAATGAAGGCCGAGATCCGACGCTATGAGGACCGCTACGACGTGGTGTCACCCGAAGAGCTCAGCCAGCAACTCGACGCCGACGAGACGGAGGGCTGGGACGACCTCACCGCGTGGCGAACGACGCGGCAGAATCTCGCCGTCGCCCAAGCAGCACTTGCCTACGACGAGGCCAGCCACCAGCTTGCTGTATGA